The Deltaproteobacteria bacterium genome window below encodes:
- a CDS encoding DUF2520 domain-containing protein: protein MNEISSNRLPSASLLKNLIIGNGKMARHFSHYLSLLDVPFENISRHHQSESEFKTQIKNADRIFLAISDSAIIPFVEKFYEPNKIWIHFSGALSHPQVFGCHPLMSFSETLYPLEDYHKIHFVITHTTSSQFKPDGDTLKLSDLMPFLPNSFSVLSEEEKSLYHAYCVIAGNFPIILWSLVNTKFKNWNIPGSALDHYLQINLNNFKNLKDHSLTGPLQRKDLLTISKNITSLNKELPTQELYRAFVKLKGIQL, encoded by the coding sequence ATGAATGAAATAAGCAGTAACCGCTTGCCATCAGCAAGCCTTTTAAAGAACTTAATTATTGGTAATGGAAAAATGGCGCGGCATTTTTCACATTATCTATCCTTACTCGATGTGCCATTTGAAAATATCAGCAGACATCATCAAAGTGAATCTGAATTTAAAACTCAAATTAAAAATGCAGATAGAATTTTTCTAGCCATATCCGATTCAGCAATTATTCCTTTTGTAGAGAAGTTTTACGAGCCAAATAAAATTTGGATTCATTTTTCAGGTGCTCTTAGCCACCCGCAAGTTTTTGGTTGCCATCCTTTAATGAGTTTTTCAGAGACTTTGTACCCTTTGGAGGATTATCATAAAATTCATTTTGTAATTACCCATACCACATCCTCTCAATTTAAACCTGATGGAGACACGCTAAAGCTCTCTGATCTAATGCCTTTTTTGCCAAATTCTTTTTCTGTCCTATCCGAAGAAGAAAAAAGCCTTTATCATGCCTACTGTGTAATTGCTGGAAACTTTCCCATAATTTTATGGTCCCTGGTTAATACCAAATTTAAAAACTGGAACATTCCCGGTTCTGCTTTAGACCACTATTTACAGATCAATTTGAATAATTTTAAAAATCTTAAAGACCATTCTTTAACTGGACCTTTACAACGAAAAGATCTTCTTACAATTTCTAAAAATATAACTTCACTAAACAAAGAACTTCCAACGCAAGAGCTCTATAGAGCCTTTGTGAAACTAAAGGGAATCCAATTATGA
- the panB gene encoding 3-methyl-2-oxobutanoate hydroxymethyltransferase — translation MKNKLNAFTFIDKKKANEKISMITCYDYSFAKIVNDSNIDCILVGDSASMVMHGHPTTINASIEMMEWHTKAVSVGAPNKFVIGDLPFLSYRKSLSENMNNVELLMKAGAEALKLEGALGNLELIKHLVESGVPVMGHLGLTPQSVHTMGGFKVQGREAASHRLIFEQSKMLEDVGCFSLVLECVPSVLAKEITGSLHIPTIGIGAGQDTDGQVLVLQDLLGFSDDFKPKFLRRFLNGKSLILESFNNFNNSVKDLSFPNDSEKY, via the coding sequence ATGAAAAACAAACTAAATGCTTTTACTTTTATTGATAAAAAAAAGGCCAACGAAAAAATTTCTATGATCACTTGTTATGACTACTCCTTCGCTAAAATTGTAAATGACTCTAATATAGATTGCATTTTGGTAGGCGATTCCGCTTCCATGGTCATGCACGGTCACCCAACAACCATCAATGCCTCTATTGAAATGATGGAATGGCATACGAAGGCAGTCTCCGTCGGAGCTCCCAATAAATTTGTTATTGGGGACTTGCCCTTTTTATCCTATCGAAAATCTTTAAGTGAAAATATGAATAATGTAGAGCTTTTGATGAAGGCCGGTGCCGAAGCTTTAAAATTAGAGGGCGCTTTGGGAAATTTGGAATTAATTAAGCATCTTGTTGAATCCGGAGTCCCCGTCATGGGACATCTTGGCCTAACTCCTCAATCTGTACACACTATGGGCGGGTTTAAAGTACAAGGAAGAGAAGCTGCGTCCCATCGACTTATTTTTGAACAATCTAAAATGCTCGAAGATGTCGGTTGCTTTTCCCTAGTTCTTGAATGTGTCCCTAGCGTGCTGGCTAAGGAAATTACAGGGTCCCTTCATATCCCCACCATTGGAATTGGTGCGGGCCAAGACACAGATGGACAGGTTTTGGTCCTTCAAGATTTATTGGGCTTTAGTGATGACTTTAAACCTAAATTTTTAAGACGATTTCTGAATGGGAAGAGTCTTATTTTAGAGTCTTTCAATAATTTTAATAACTCAGTGAAGGACCTTAGTTTTCCAAATGATAGCGAAAAATATTAA